From the Cyanobium sp. M30B3 genome, the window GGCCCGCGAGGCGCTGCTGGAGGCGATGCCGCCGTTCCTGGGCGGCGGCGAGATGATCCAGGACGTGTATCTCGACCACAGCAGCTGGGCCGAGCTGCCCCACAAGTTCGAGGCGGGCACGCCGGCGATCGGCGAGGCGATCGGCATGGGCGCCGCCCTCGACTACATCAGTGCCCTTGGCCTCGAGCGCATCCACACCTGGGAGCAGGTGCTCACCCGGCAGCTGTTTGCGCGGCTGCAGGCGATCGAGGGCGTGCGGATCCTCGGCCCCAGCCCCGAGCGGCAGCCCGATCGCGGCGCCCTGGCCGCCTTCACGGTGGAGGGCCTGCACGCCAACGACATCGCCGCCCTGCTGGATTCGGCCGGCATCTGCATCCGCAGCGGCCACCACTGCACCCAGCCCCTGCATCGCCTCTACGGCATCCCCGGTTCGGCCCGCGCCAGCCTCAGCTTCACCACCACCCCCGAGGAGATCGACCGCTTCGCCGACGAGCTGCAGGGCACGATCGCCTTCCTGCGGGAGCACAGCTAGCCAGCGCCGATGCTGGAGCTGATCACCCGGTTGCTGATCGATCTCTCCGAGCAGCGGCTCACTGCCTACGCCAGCGGCCCCCAGCCGATCTACAGCGCCCTGGTGTCGACGGGCTTGTCGGCCTCGCCCACCCCCACCGGCGACTTTCGGATCGCCGCCAAATATGCGCGCACGCCGCTCACCGGTGCCGACTACCGCACGCCGGCCGTGCCTGATGTGATGTGTCTGGGCGGCGGCGGCCTGGGCGCCGATCGCTTCTGCATCCATCCGGCCCCCTGGCAGGAGGACCGGGGCCAGTGCTTCGGGGTGGCGCGCAGCCGTGGCTGCATCCGCGTCAGCCGGGCCACCGCCCGCTGGCTGTTTGCGCGCACGGCCGTGGGCACGCCAGTGCGCATTCAGCCTTGAGCGTCAGGCCGGCGTGAGCACCGCCAGGGCTTCGGCCCGGTGCTGGCCCTGCCAGGCCCACTGCCAGCGCCAGCCCGCCGCTTCAGCCAAGGCTTCAATGGCGCCCCGCTCTGCCGGGATGTCAAAGCTGCTGAGGTGCTCGATCACCTGCGCCCGCTGCTCGCCGCTGAGGGGCTGCCAGCCGCCCACGCGCGCCCCATAGCGCTGCCGGTAGGCCGCCAGCGCTTCCCCCGGTTGGCGGAACACATCGGCCCAGAGCAGCAGCCCGCCGGGGGCGAGGCGCCGGCGAGCCGCCGCCAGGAATTGGCTCTTCTCGCCGTCGCTGAGGTGATGGATGGCGAAGGCGGAGTGGAGCAGGTCGAGCGGCGGGCCATCGGCTTCGATCCAGGCCAGCAGGTCGCCCTGCTGCCAGTGGGTGGGGTAAGGCACCGGGCCCAGGGCGGCCTGGGCCAGGGGCAGCACGGCGGCGGTGAGATCGAGGCAGGTGTAGCTGCCCAGGGGAAGGCGCTGCAGCAGCGGCGCCAGCAGGGCCAGATCGCCGCAGCCCAGGTCGGCCATCGCCGGCGCCGGCGAGCCGGCCGGCCGCCGGGCCAGCCATCCCTCGAGGGCGGCGGCGGTGGCGGCGGCCAGGGCCCGGTGCTCCATCAGGTCGTGGCGCACCACGGAGCGGTAGGTGGCCCATTGGTGCTCGAACAGCGCCAAGCTCGCCATCAGCCCAAGGATCTAGCCCATGCACTCTGATGCACGTCCAGAGCTCTGGCTGGCGGTGCTGGGCGGCCGGGCGCCCGGGTGCCACATCGAGCTGCATGACGTGCGCTTCGTGGCCGGCACCACGATCGAGGCGGCCATCCCGGAGCTGCGGCGGCAGTGGTTCGGGAGGCGTGAGGGTCTGCACCTGGATGCGTATCTGGCGGTGCGGGCGGTGGATGGCTGGGCGGTGCGCCTGGGGCGTGAGCCGTCCGCGCCCAGGCCCGAGCGGCTCTGGTTCGTGAACCTGGGCGCTTACCGCCCCGATTCCCTGGCCGAGCTGCATCACTTCGGCCTGGTGGTGGCCCGCTCGCCCCAGGCGGCCAAGGCGGCGGCGAAGCGCCAGTGGTTGCGCGGGGCGCTGCAGCAGCACAGGGACGACCTGGCCGCGGTGGACGACTGCCTGGCGGTCGAGCAGCTGGAGCTGCTGGGCGGCGAGCGCTGGCATGTGCAGATGGAGCCCCACCCCGAGGGCCTGAGCCAGCGCCAGGTGCCGGACTGGTTCGGCTACCGGCCGATCTGAAGGCGCCGCCGCAGGCGCCGGGAGAATCCCAATACCACGGGCAACCCCGCCAGCGGCAGGGGGCCCGGCACCTGCACCATATTGGCTTCGATGAAGCTGCGGTTCACATACACGGGGGCAAACCCGCCGAACTCACCGAAGCTGCTGTTTAGAAGGGCTTTGTCTTTGGTGCCATCAATGTCTCCGAAGTCTGGGCCGAAGGTGATGCCGAACGAGGTCACCGAGAGGATGTTGAAGTCCGCATCAAACTGCGGTCCGCCCGAATCTCCGCCGGCCACGGAGGCCTCCAGTAGGCCCTGGCCGAGATTGCAGTATTTGGGGCCACCCAACATGAAATCTGCTGCCACCTTGCAGGAACTGTCCTGGGCAACCTGGCCGTTGTC encodes:
- a CDS encoding L,D-transpeptidase, yielding MLELITRLLIDLSEQRLTAYASGPQPIYSALVSTGLSASPTPTGDFRIAAKYARTPLTGADYRTPAVPDVMCLGGGGLGADRFCIHPAPWQEDRGQCFGVARSRGCIRVSRATARWLFARTAVGTPVRIQP
- a CDS encoding DUF1543 domain-containing protein, with amino-acid sequence MHSDARPELWLAVLGGRAPGCHIELHDVRFVAGTTIEAAIPELRRQWFGRREGLHLDAYLAVRAVDGWAVRLGREPSAPRPERLWFVNLGAYRPDSLAELHHFGLVVARSPQAAKAAAKRQWLRGALQQHRDDLAAVDDCLAVEQLELLGGERWHVQMEPHPEGLSQRQVPDWFGYRPI
- a CDS encoding class I SAM-dependent methyltransferase, whose protein sequence is MALFEHQWATYRSVVRHDLMEHRALAAATAAALEGWLARRPAGSPAPAMADLGCGDLALLAPLLQRLPLGSYTCLDLTAAVLPLAQAALGPVPYPTHWQQGDLLAWIEADGPPLDLLHSAFAIHHLSDGEKSQFLAAARRRLAPGGLLLWADVFRQPGEALAAYRQRYGARVGGWQPLSGEQRAQVIEHLSSFDIPAERGAIEALAEAAGWRWQWAWQGQHRAEALAVLTPA